The following are encoded together in the Bradyrhizobium algeriense genome:
- a CDS encoding DUF1737 domain-containing protein, whose protein sequence is MSSKPPDGLPVYRLLTGKDDASFCRRVSEAIELGYVLYGSPSLTFNGEYVVAGQALVWPGS, encoded by the coding sequence ATGTCTTCAAAACCGCCAGATGGCCTGCCCGTCTATCGGCTCCTGACCGGCAAGGACGATGCTTCGTTCTGCCGACGCGTTTCGGAGGCAATTGAGCTCGGCTACGTGCTGTATGGCTCGCCTTCCCTGACATTCAACGGTGAATACGTCGTGGCCGGCCAAGCGCTGGTCTGGCCGGGCAGTTAG